From the genome of Palaemon carinicauda isolate YSFRI2023 chromosome 6, ASM3689809v2, whole genome shotgun sequence, one region includes:
- the LOC137642899 gene encoding dnaJ homolog subfamily C member 7 homolog, which yields MEEAEEERPVTRRNVLESEMDRCIHNEDFDSALVFLRVVLEDFDDVECRVKELRCLMALGRWDEAQNVLDELPDEHKENSYVKVESAIFCASHCDFEEAEKNLDEVLKKCPNHPRALKAREFLQRQILWNTIPSMIDNSEFDAVLKTISRCQKLESFFPWARAELPQLKGNILCKLRRLEEARECFLSALAIDETDPEIRLRLGLCYLLDGKYRDAIALFEQLDEEGELQEDLVYYAEALERMELHGCPFQIIGVKTDASQKEIEKAYRKMALKYHPDKCHGSDKDQREVHEIMQHINYAKDLLTDEEKREEYYDVRKFVEDFAEKLFENPKMQEWLDEDESDEWDYEYDSDADEEYDFNSDDDYLVDEDTMLKEQSYKDISSYEGDEELEEEEEEEKRGRGGRGGGGGGGGGRGRGRGRGRGRGGGGGGGGRRSKNLKSAIEEILIYINEFMLRHFNISLELLKDKLKHLLT from the coding sequence AtggaagaagcagaagaggaaagACCAGTAACTCGTCGAAACGTCCTGGAATCTGAGATGGATCGTTGTATACACAATGAAGACTTTGATTCGGCGTTAGTTTTCTTAAGAGTTGTCCTTGAAGATTTTGACGACGTGGAATGCCGCGTGAAGGAGCTCAGATGTTTGATGGCATTGGGCAGATGGGATGAGGCCCAGAACGTTTTAGATGAGCTGCCCGATGAACACAAAGAAAACTCGTATGTAAAAGTGGAATCTGCCATATTTTGTGCAAGTCACTGTGACTTTGAGGAGGCTGAAAAAAATTTGGACGAAGTTCTGAAGAAATGCCCAAATCACCCTAGGGCACTCAAAGCACGGGAGTTCCTGCAGCGGCAGATATTATGGAATACGATTCCCTCGATGATAGACAACTCTGAGTTTGATGCTGTCTTAAAAACAATTTCGCGCTGTCAGAAGCTAGAGTCCTTCTTCCCCTGGGCTCGCGCAGAACTGCCTCAATTGAAAGGGAATATCTTGTGCAAGCTTCGACGGCTGGAAGAAGCTCGCGAATGTTTCCTGAGTGCTCTTGCTATTGACGAGACAGATCCCGAAATTAGATTAAGACTCGGTCTATGCTACTTATTAGATGGAAAATACAGAGATGCAATTGCTCTATTTGAGCAACTGGACGAAGAGGGGGAGCTGCAAGAAGACTTGGTTTATTATGCCGAGGCATTGGAAAGAATGGAACTTCATGGATGTCCTTTCCAAATAATAGGTGTTAAAACAGATGCTTcccagaaggaaatagaaaaagcctACAGGAAAATGGCACTCAAGTACCATCCTGATAAGTGCCATGGGTCTGACAAAGACCAACGGGAAGTACATGAGATCATGCAACATATCAACTACGCAAAAGATCTTTTAACTGATGAAGAGAAGAGGGAGGAATACTATGATGTAAGAAAATTTGTCGAAGATTTTGCAGAAAAACTTTTCGAAAATCCAAAGATGCAAGAATGGTTGGATGAAGATGAATCAGATGAATGGGATTATGAATATGATTCCGATGCTGATGAGGAGTATGATTTTAACTCTGATGATGATTATCTAGTTGATGAGGATACTATGTTGAAGGAACAATCATATAAAGATATTTCAAGTTATGAAGGAGACgaagaattagaggaggaggaggaggaagagaagagaggaagaggaggaagaggaggaggaggaggaggaggaggaggaagaggaagaggaagaggaagaggaagaggaagaggaggaggaggaggaggaggagggaggaggagtaaAAATTTAAAATCCGCAATAGAGGAAATTCTCATTTATATCAATGAATTTATGCTCAGACACTTCAATATTAGTTTAGAGCTACTAAAGGACAAGTTAAAACATCTTCTGACTTAG
- the LOC137642900 gene encoding dnaJ homolog subfamily C member 7 homolog — translation MIDNSEFDAVLKTISRCQKLESFFPWARAELPQLKGNILCKLRRLEEARECFLSALAIDETDPEIRLRLGLCYLLDGKYRDAIALFEQLDEEGELQEDLVYYAEALERMELHGCPFQIIGVKTDASQKEIEKAYRKMALKYHPDKCHGSDKDQREVHEIMQHINYAKDLLTDEEKREEYYDVRKFVEDFAEKLFENPKMQEWLDEG, via the coding sequence ATGATAGACAACTCTGAGTTTGATGCTGTCTTAAAAACAATTTCGCGCTGTCAGAAGCTAGAGTCCTTCTTCCCCTGGGCTCGCGCAGAACTGCCTCAATTGAAAGGGAATATCTTGTGCAAGCTTCGACGGCTGGAAGAAGCTCGCGAATGTTTCCTGAGTGCTCTTGCTATTGACGAGACAGATCCCGAAATTAGATTAAGACTCGGTCTATGCTACTTATTAGATGGAAAATACAGAGATGCAATTGCTCTATTTGAGCAACTGGACGAAGAGGGGGAGCTGCAAGAAGACTTGGTTTATTATGCCGAGGCATTGGAAAGAATGGAACTTCATGGATGTCCTTTCCAAATAATAGGTGTTAAAACAGATGCTTcccagaaggaaatagaaaaagcctACAGGAAAATGGCACTCAAGTACCATCCTGATAAGTGCCATGGGTCTGACAAAGACCAACGGGAAGTACATGAGATCATGCAACATATCAACTACGCAAAAGATCTTTTAACTGATGAAGAGAAGAGGGAGGAATACTATGATGTAAGAAAATTTGTCGAAGATTTTGCAGAAAAACTTTTCGAAAATCCAAAGATGCAAGAATGGTTGGATGAAGGATGA